A section of the Polyangium spumosum genome encodes:
- a CDS encoding protein kinase domain-containing protein produces the protein MLHNRDLKPGVTLGRYEILMPVAQGGMAAVWAARMVGSRGFQKLVAIKTMLPGLSEDPEFEAMFLDEARLASRIRHPHVAEILDLGDENGVLYIVMEWINGESLFVINRAAKEQGGFPLPLLLRILSSACAGLNAAHEMRDDEGQPLGLVHRDVNPANVMVSYDGIVKIVDFGVAKATANVTITRVPGMMKGKAHYMSPEQIRGERLDRRSDIFSLGILMYVMITGRHPFKASTDKQTMDNIVGNDPVPLRELVPSVRPDLEAVVMRALAKRASDRWIDCAEMQRALDQITNAIGAAVTDGDVASFMRKVMGERSSQRRAEIAASIQAADARGVESNEVPASRRRGGPPSSRGASLEGIIPVSLDGGGASPAPPPAIVVPSVPPPPAAAPTALVTSKRKRSVWPWLVFLLFVSVGGAAAALRLGHLPMAEPLVPPALRWLLPPAKVAAAPVPAPTAPAITAAPSASAAPPASAAAPIDDAALDAGASDAALDAGASDAALDADASDAAALDAGLVDGGSPGYKYLPHNAGGGWQRVDGLWYPPPWWRPPTKVPAPTGGKIDTTDPYE, from the coding sequence GTGCTTCATAATCGAGATCTCAAGCCCGGCGTCACGCTAGGACGCTACGAGATCCTCATGCCCGTGGCGCAGGGCGGGATGGCCGCCGTGTGGGCCGCGCGCATGGTCGGCTCGCGCGGCTTCCAGAAGCTCGTCGCCATCAAGACGATGCTGCCGGGCCTCTCGGAAGATCCCGAGTTCGAGGCGATGTTCCTCGACGAGGCGCGGCTCGCGTCGCGCATCCGGCACCCGCACGTCGCCGAGATCCTCGACCTCGGCGACGAGAACGGCGTGCTCTACATCGTGATGGAGTGGATCAACGGAGAGTCGCTCTTCGTGATCAACCGCGCGGCCAAGGAGCAGGGCGGCTTTCCCCTCCCCTTGCTCCTGCGCATCCTCTCGAGCGCCTGCGCGGGCCTGAACGCCGCGCACGAGATGCGCGACGACGAGGGCCAACCGCTCGGCCTCGTGCACCGCGACGTGAACCCCGCGAACGTCATGGTCTCGTACGACGGCATCGTGAAGATCGTCGACTTCGGCGTCGCGAAGGCCACGGCGAACGTCACGATCACGCGCGTGCCCGGCATGATGAAGGGCAAAGCGCACTACATGTCGCCCGAGCAGATCCGCGGCGAGCGGCTCGATCGGCGCTCGGACATCTTCTCGCTCGGGATCCTCATGTACGTGATGATCACCGGGCGGCACCCGTTCAAGGCGAGCACGGACAAACAGACGATGGACAACATCGTCGGCAACGATCCCGTCCCGCTCCGCGAGCTCGTGCCCTCCGTGCGGCCGGACCTCGAGGCCGTGGTCATGCGCGCGCTCGCCAAGCGCGCCTCCGATCGCTGGATCGACTGCGCCGAGATGCAACGCGCGCTCGATCAGATCACGAACGCCATCGGCGCGGCCGTGACCGACGGCGACGTGGCTTCGTTCATGCGCAAGGTGATGGGCGAACGATCGTCGCAGCGGCGCGCCGAGATCGCCGCGTCGATCCAGGCTGCGGATGCGCGTGGGGTCGAGAGCAACGAGGTGCCTGCGTCGCGGCGGCGCGGCGGTCCTCCGTCGTCGCGTGGGGCTTCGCTCGAGGGCATCATCCCGGTCTCGCTCGACGGCGGGGGGGCTTCACCCGCGCCGCCGCCCGCGATCGTCGTCCCGAGCGTGCCCCCTCCCCCGGCTGCTGCGCCGACGGCGCTCGTCACGTCGAAGCGCAAGCGGTCCGTGTGGCCGTGGCTCGTGTTTTTGCTCTTCGTGTCGGTCGGGGGCGCGGCGGCTGCGCTTCGGCTCGGGCACTTGCCCATGGCCGAGCCGCTCGTCCCGCCTGCGCTTCGCTGGCTCCTGCCGCCTGCGAAGGTGGCGGCTGCGCCTGTTCCCGCTCCGACGGCGCCGGCGATCACGGCTGCGCCCTCTGCGAGCGCGGCTCCTCCTGCGAGCGCGGCTGCGCCGATCGACGACGCGGCCCTCGATGCAGGTGCGAGCGACGCGGCCCTCGATGCAGGTGCGAGCGACGCGGCCCTCGATGCGGATGCGAGCGACGCGGCCGCGCTCGACGCGGGCCTCGTGGACGGCGGCTCGCCGGGCTACAAATACCTCCCGCACAACGCTGGGGGTGGCTGGCAGCGCGTCGACGGCCTCTGGTATCCGCCTCCGTGGTGGAGGCCGCCGACGAAGGTGCCTGCGCCGACGGGCGGCAAAATCGACACCACCGACCCCTACGAATGA
- a CDS encoding carboxylate-amine ligase, translating to MSTTVQGLLDGQFTLGIEEEFQIVHPETRELRSYVSQLLEGGKHSVLRERVRPEMHQSVVETGTGICRDIRQARQEICELRGELSALAGKHGLRIVAAGTHPFSDWKKQDITDGERYKVIVEDLQDVARANLIFGLHVHVGIKDKEVAMALANQVRYFLPHLLALSTSSPFWLGRATGLKSIRSEIFKRFPRTGIPGHFDSYAQFQSYVELLVKTGCIDNAKKIWWDVRAHPFFDTVEVRICDMTTRIDDTVALTALIQALMGKLYLLYRKNLGFREYARELIEENKWRALRYGIDGQLIDFGKQAQLPVRVLIGELLDFVEEAAVIFKSEADIDRIRAILKEGTSADKQLAVFNKTGNVQAIVDHLIEQTAMGA from the coding sequence ATGAGCACCACGGTCCAGGGTCTGCTCGACGGTCAGTTCACGCTCGGCATCGAGGAGGAGTTCCAGATCGTCCACCCCGAGACGCGCGAGCTCCGCTCGTACGTGAGTCAGCTCCTCGAAGGGGGAAAACACTCGGTCCTGCGCGAGCGCGTGCGCCCCGAGATGCACCAGTCCGTCGTGGAGACGGGCACCGGCATCTGCCGCGACATCCGGCAGGCCCGCCAGGAAATCTGCGAGCTCCGCGGCGAGCTCAGCGCCCTCGCGGGCAAGCACGGCCTGCGGATCGTCGCGGCCGGCACGCACCCGTTCAGCGACTGGAAGAAGCAAGACATCACCGACGGCGAGCGTTACAAGGTGATCGTCGAGGACCTGCAGGACGTCGCGCGCGCGAACCTGATCTTCGGCCTCCACGTCCACGTCGGCATCAAGGACAAGGAGGTCGCGATGGCGCTCGCGAACCAGGTCCGTTACTTCCTGCCGCACCTCCTCGCGCTCTCGACGAGCTCGCCGTTCTGGCTCGGCCGCGCCACGGGCCTGAAGAGCATCCGCAGCGAGATCTTCAAGCGCTTCCCGCGCACGGGCATCCCGGGTCACTTCGACTCGTACGCGCAGTTCCAGTCCTACGTCGAACTGCTCGTGAAGACGGGCTGCATCGACAACGCGAAGAAGATCTGGTGGGACGTCCGCGCCCATCCATTCTTCGACACGGTCGAGGTGCGCATCTGCGACATGACGACGCGCATCGACGACACCGTCGCGCTGACGGCCCTCATCCAGGCGCTCATGGGCAAGCTCTACCTGCTCTACCGGAAGAACCTGGGCTTCCGCGAGTACGCGCGCGAGCTCATCGAGGAGAACAAGTGGCGCGCGCTGCGCTACGGCATCGACGGCCAGCTCATCGACTTCGGCAAGCAGGCGCAGCTACCCGTACGCGTGCTCATCGGCGAGCTGCTCGATTTCGTCGAAGAAGCCGCGGTGATCTTCAAGTCCGAGGCCGATATCGACCGCATCCGCGCCATCCTCAAGGAAGGGACGAGCGCGGACAAACAGCTCGCCGTCTTCAACAAGACCGGCAACGTGCAAGCCATCGTCGATCACCTCATCGAGCAGACCGCCATGGGCGCCTGA
- a CDS encoding ATP-grasp domain-containing protein encodes MTERIGILAGWEQSFPQAFIDRCNKVPGIHAEFAKIGGTPERFVSPYRVLVDRISQEVKHYRFYLKAAALGGAYVINDPFWWSADDKFFGYSLASRLGVATPRTVMLPQKDYIPAIDKSRSLRNLEYPLNWEAIVDYVKFPAILKPADGGGWKDVSVVRTPAELLRAYNDSNLNVMTLQEFIDFDDYARCICIGRERVLTIQYDPKQIGPTGLRGRYIFRDQERWLPQDQHDRIVNDALRLNHALGYDMNSVEFAIKDGVPYAIDFTNPAPDMHIEHLGQRFFDTVTDWMVEFCVKAAKEGRTIRDRYAWSKMAAEVDPIRWDRST; translated from the coding sequence ATGACGGAGCGGATCGGCATTCTCGCTGGCTGGGAGCAGTCCTTCCCCCAGGCGTTCATCGACCGGTGCAACAAGGTCCCCGGCATCCACGCGGAGTTCGCGAAGATCGGAGGCACGCCGGAGCGCTTCGTCTCCCCGTACCGCGTGCTCGTCGACCGCATCAGCCAGGAGGTCAAGCACTACCGCTTCTACCTCAAGGCCGCGGCCCTCGGCGGCGCCTACGTCATCAACGATCCCTTCTGGTGGAGCGCCGACGACAAGTTCTTCGGCTACTCGCTCGCCTCGCGCCTCGGCGTCGCCACGCCCCGCACGGTGATGCTCCCGCAGAAGGACTACATCCCCGCGATCGACAAGAGCCGCTCGCTCCGCAACCTCGAGTACCCCCTGAACTGGGAGGCGATCGTCGACTACGTGAAGTTCCCCGCGATCCTCAAGCCCGCCGACGGCGGCGGCTGGAAGGACGTGAGCGTCGTGCGTACGCCGGCCGAGCTGCTCCGCGCCTACAACGACTCGAACCTCAACGTGATGACCCTGCAGGAGTTCATCGACTTCGACGACTACGCCCGCTGCATCTGCATCGGCCGCGAGCGCGTGCTCACGATCCAGTACGACCCGAAGCAGATCGGCCCGACGGGCCTCCGCGGTCGGTACATCTTCCGCGACCAGGAGCGCTGGCTCCCGCAGGACCAGCACGACCGCATCGTCAACGACGCCCTGCGCCTCAACCACGCGCTCGGCTACGACATGAACTCGGTCGAGTTCGCCATCAAGGACGGCGTGCCCTACGCCATCGACTTCACGAACCCCGCGCCCGACATGCACATCGAGCACCTCGGCCAGCGCTTCTTCGACACGGTCACCGACTGGATGGTCGAGTTCTGCGTCAAGGCCGCCAAGGAGGGCCGCACGATCCGCGACCGCTACGCCTGGAGCAAGATGGCCGCCGAGGTCGACCCCATCCGGTGGGACAGAAGCACGTGA
- a CDS encoding exodeoxyribonuclease III, which yields MKIVSWNVNGLRSVLGKGFCDWLAKEQADIVGIQEVRAREEQLGPCLASIGGGWLSAFSAAERPGYSGVGLLSRLPAHRITTSMKDTSFDAEGRVQIARFGRLTLANVYFPNGSGPNRDNSRIPFKLAFYRRLFDVLEPARRRGEPILVMGDFNTAHREIDLARPKENVKTSGFTPEEREELDRWIRAGYVDTFRAFEKGPGHYSWWSQRFGVRAKNVGWRIDYVLASEGAAKHMRRAFLSPHVTGSDHCPVGVEVDDAIVD from the coding sequence ATGAAGATCGTGAGCTGGAACGTGAACGGGCTGCGCTCGGTCCTCGGCAAGGGTTTCTGCGACTGGCTCGCGAAGGAGCAGGCCGACATCGTGGGGATCCAGGAGGTACGCGCGCGCGAGGAGCAGCTCGGGCCGTGCCTCGCGTCGATCGGCGGCGGGTGGCTCTCGGCCTTCTCCGCGGCCGAGCGGCCGGGCTACAGCGGCGTGGGGCTCCTGTCGCGCCTGCCGGCGCATCGGATCACGACGTCGATGAAGGACACGTCGTTCGACGCCGAGGGGCGCGTGCAGATCGCGCGCTTCGGGCGGCTCACGCTGGCGAACGTGTACTTCCCGAACGGGAGCGGGCCGAACCGCGACAACAGCCGCATCCCGTTCAAGCTCGCGTTCTACCGGCGCCTCTTCGACGTGCTCGAGCCCGCGCGGCGCCGCGGCGAGCCGATCCTGGTGATGGGCGATTTCAACACGGCGCACCGCGAGATCGATCTCGCCCGGCCCAAGGAGAACGTGAAGACGAGCGGGTTCACGCCCGAGGAGCGCGAGGAGCTCGATCGGTGGATCCGCGCCGGCTACGTGGACACGTTCCGCGCATTCGAAAAGGGCCCCGGGCACTACTCGTGGTGGAGCCAGAGGTTCGGCGTGCGCGCGAAGAACGTGGGGTGGCGCATCGACTACGTGCTCGCGTCGGAAGGCGCAGCGAAGCACATGCGGCGCGCGTTCCTCTCGCCCCACGTGACGGGCAGCGATCACTGCCCCGTGGGCGTCGAGGTGGACGACGCGATCGTCGATTAG
- a CDS encoding serine/threonine-protein kinase: protein MQEPELPERLGKYQIIRRLAYGGMAEVLLGRLAGTDGFIKEVVVKRVLPQYASNSEFIAMFRDEARITSRLHHGNIVQVVEFAEEGGQHYLVLEYVDGPSLGATLYELRKRGERLSIPEVAHIAVETARGLDYAHHKLGEDGRPLLIVHRDVSPSNILLSREGVVKLADFGIARARERLSPTQGGAGTLKGKFAYMAPETILRGRLDARSDLFSFGVVLFEMLTGKSAFTGETEAHTIQRVTTEDLPPASSQNRAVPPEFDEIVRRLLDRDPDNRPSRGLEIVDAIANLRLHTSPPPSELLMETITRLFPIHRHEARDRATVRPAKPRVIVVDESRTLRALVRASLGQRYNVIEASTGDEARAAMRGAVPDAVVCQRTLQGMSGLELCHSMRENPRLADVPFILLASDITPELEAEARVVGVQAVLPKRFDPRQLEATLQKILES, encoded by the coding sequence ATGCAGGAGCCGGAGCTCCCGGAGCGGCTCGGGAAGTATCAGATCATTCGCAGGCTCGCCTATGGCGGCATGGCCGAGGTGCTCCTCGGTCGCCTCGCGGGGACCGACGGCTTCATCAAGGAGGTCGTCGTCAAGCGCGTGCTGCCGCAGTACGCGTCGAACAGCGAGTTCATCGCGATGTTCCGGGACGAGGCGCGCATCACGTCGCGCCTTCACCACGGCAACATCGTGCAGGTCGTCGAGTTCGCCGAGGAGGGGGGCCAGCACTACCTCGTGCTCGAGTACGTCGACGGCCCGAGCCTCGGCGCCACGCTCTACGAGCTCCGCAAGCGCGGCGAGCGCCTCAGCATCCCGGAGGTCGCGCACATCGCCGTCGAGACCGCGCGCGGCCTCGACTACGCGCACCACAAGCTCGGCGAGGACGGGAGGCCCTTGCTCATCGTCCATCGCGACGTGAGCCCGTCGAACATCCTGCTCTCGCGCGAGGGCGTCGTGAAGCTCGCCGACTTCGGCATCGCCCGCGCGCGCGAGCGGCTCTCGCCCACGCAAGGCGGCGCCGGCACGCTGAAGGGCAAATTCGCGTACATGGCGCCCGAGACCATCCTCCGCGGCCGCCTCGACGCGCGCTCCGATCTCTTCTCGTTCGGCGTGGTCCTCTTCGAGATGCTCACCGGCAAGAGCGCGTTCACCGGCGAGACCGAGGCGCACACCATCCAGCGCGTCACGACCGAGGATCTGCCTCCTGCGTCGAGCCAGAACCGCGCGGTCCCGCCCGAGTTCGACGAGATCGTGAGGCGCCTGCTCGATCGCGACCCGGACAACCGCCCCTCGCGTGGCCTCGAGATCGTCGACGCCATCGCCAACCTCCGCCTCCACACCTCGCCGCCGCCGAGCGAGCTGCTCATGGAGACCATCACGCGCCTCTTCCCGATCCACCGTCACGAGGCCCGCGATCGCGCCACGGTTCGTCCGGCGAAACCTCGTGTCATCGTCGTCGACGAGTCGCGCACGTTGCGCGCCCTCGTCCGCGCGAGCCTCGGCCAGCGGTACAACGTCATCGAGGCCTCGACGGGGGACGAGGCACGGGCCGCGATGCGGGGCGCCGTGCCCGACGCGGTCGTCTGCCAGCGGACGCTCCAGGGCATGTCGGGGCTCGAGCTCTGCCATTCGATGCGGGAGAACCCGCGCCTCGCGGACGTCCCGTTCATCCTGCTCGCCTCCGACATCACGCCGGAGCTCGAGGCCGAGGCTCGCGTGGTGGGCGTGCAAGCGGTGCTGCCCAAGCGCTTCGATCCGCGCCAGCTCGAGGCTACGCTGCAGAAGATCCTGGAGTCGTGA
- a CDS encoding chemotaxis protein CheB: protein MARVLIVDDSVVMRDIVRAHLAGLALDLEVASNGEDALARIGSASQPFDLVITDYAMPNMNGLELSRRVKERGGTLAPKIILISANKELRERDLLATGYVDAFFPKPVDGTQLAARVSMILALTVPSAPVVPSSRRARPVIRVVIADDTEVGRTLLARVLKADPEIDVVGMARDGQGAVDLAVRENPQIILLDAMMPGLDGVAATRRIMALAPTRVVIVSDQQGSRPAAQIFAATEAGALDVIARPAWGDPMGPQAVALRDKIKMLAEIPVVRRWADGPRSVRSRRGSSLRSFNRATAIGICASTGGPAAIAALLPGLAGVVSSVPILIVQHVLAGFDEALAEWLAEVTQLPVRLATHGMPLRGGVIALAPEGKHLVAQSPLTIGVIEGPPVGNHRPSGTPLFESLARHFGDGALGVMLTGMGSDGVEGLRALKAAGGSVLVQSPDSCVVSGMPGAAISRGYADAVLSLDELGPEIAERVRAPARSRH from the coding sequence ATGGCACGCGTTCTCATCGTCGACGACTCGGTCGTGATGCGCGACATCGTGCGCGCGCACCTCGCCGGACTCGCGCTCGATCTCGAGGTCGCGAGCAACGGGGAGGACGCGCTCGCGCGCATCGGCAGCGCGAGCCAGCCCTTCGATCTCGTCATCACCGACTACGCGATGCCCAACATGAACGGGCTCGAGCTCTCGCGTCGCGTGAAGGAGCGGGGAGGCACGCTCGCGCCGAAGATCATCCTCATCAGCGCGAACAAGGAGCTGCGCGAGCGGGATCTCCTGGCCACGGGGTACGTCGACGCCTTCTTCCCGAAGCCCGTCGACGGCACGCAGCTCGCCGCGCGGGTCTCCATGATCCTCGCGCTCACCGTCCCGTCTGCGCCCGTCGTCCCTTCGAGTCGCCGCGCGCGCCCCGTGATCCGCGTGGTCATCGCCGATGACACCGAGGTCGGCCGCACGCTCCTCGCGCGTGTCCTCAAGGCCGATCCCGAGATCGACGTCGTCGGCATGGCCCGCGACGGCCAGGGCGCCGTCGACCTCGCCGTGCGCGAAAACCCGCAGATCATCCTCCTCGACGCGATGATGCCCGGCCTCGACGGCGTCGCGGCCACCCGCCGCATCATGGCCCTCGCGCCGACCCGCGTCGTCATCGTCTCCGATCAGCAGGGCAGCCGCCCCGCCGCGCAGATCTTCGCGGCCACCGAGGCCGGCGCGCTCGACGTGATCGCGCGGCCCGCCTGGGGGGATCCCATGGGCCCGCAGGCCGTCGCGTTGCGCGACAAGATCAAGATGCTCGCCGAGATCCCCGTGGTCCGCCGCTGGGCCGACGGTCCACGTTCGGTCCGCTCGCGACGCGGCTCGAGCCTCCGCTCCTTCAACCGCGCCACGGCCATCGGCATCTGCGCCTCCACGGGCGGCCCTGCGGCCATCGCCGCGCTCTTGCCGGGCCTCGCGGGGGTCGTCTCTTCGGTCCCGATCCTCATCGTTCAGCACGTGCTCGCGGGCTTCGACGAGGCGCTCGCCGAGTGGCTCGCGGAGGTCACGCAGCTCCCCGTTCGCCTCGCCACGCACGGCATGCCCTTGCGCGGTGGGGTCATCGCGCTCGCCCCGGAAGGCAAGCACCTCGTCGCGCAGTCGCCTCTCACGATCGGCGTCATCGAGGGCCCGCCCGTCGGCAACCACCGACCTTCGGGCACGCCGCTCTTCGAGTCGCTCGCGCGTCATTTCGGCGACGGCGCGCTCGGCGTGATGCTCACGGGGATGGGCAGCGACGGCGTCGAGGGCCTGCGCGCGCTCAAAGCGGCCGGCGGAAGTGTGCTCGTCCAGTCGCCGGACTCCTGCGTCGTGAGCGGCATGCCTGGCGCCGCGATTTCTCGTGGATACGCGGACGCCGTGCTCTCTCTCGACGAGCTCGGCCCCGAAATCGCCGAGCGCGTCCGGGCACCGGCGCGCTCGCGTCATTGA
- a CDS encoding hybrid sensor histidine kinase/response regulator: MALDDAAFEALCETLRNEAVEQVERIGTALLLVERGAEGSAREQLIDEAFRQAHNMKGAASSLGFGHTARLAHAIESVLASLRAMDHERAPEVFDTLNAGLSTVHHALRVDPSPDADPVIMEAIEGLEAVLSISKPSPGLPLPAPPPPPVVRPADGITVATRSRSPQSILRQHRMAEGSAPSRNVSAGYSEPKTKHSEPPPHPQASVPLAPPHYADTPLPAGFAPPPAGFSPPAAVPYGAPTGYVARGEMPLQGGLTPPPAPAFTSGPSGSAPGTSSGSAPGTSAGAPGTSAGVAVSAARSMAGGERSPSPTGQLPRIQSATPLRASSEETLRVSMKKLSALMAQVGELLAARVRTDQRLAELRAVLSAEEERLKAQTAIRAMVRDEAPAKLEGWSERLVEVQNEDLEHERLLVRRLREIVRAFEADALQSTILSGQLQEDIRRIQTFPLASVLEPLPRAVRNMARESGKMVDLVITGAELELDKKVLEELRDPLYHLLRNAIDHGCEHPSVRSAAGKPSRGTIRIRAEHRGDVVTITVSDDGPGVDIAGVRRAAIASGLASQLEAAEMPEHRVLELLFAPGLTTRSEVGELSGRGVGLDAVRTNIERLHGTVTVESRQGVGTSFVIVLPLTIYVVHSLLLRVGEEQFAMPISSIQRILRISASDVLEVERTHAIVVDGRPIALVPLATLLGLPVELPPPPERIPVLVIGIGETRCALAVREIVSDQTVLAKNLEPPLVRVRNIAGATILGDGRVVLMLNPIDLLRSASGRDADRFRALLPRVENRPKPRLLLVDDSFTTRALERSVLEVAGFDVVAVADGNEALSALELETFDIVVSDVSMPEMSGLDLCANIRQNERLRRLPVVLVTSLGSDDDRRAGLAVGADAYIVKSEFDHEVFVKTVNELVGRA, from the coding sequence ATGGCCCTCGACGACGCGGCGTTCGAGGCCCTCTGCGAGACCCTCCGCAACGAGGCCGTCGAGCAGGTCGAGCGCATCGGGACGGCGCTGCTCCTCGTGGAGCGCGGCGCCGAGGGCAGCGCGCGCGAGCAGCTCATCGACGAGGCCTTCCGGCAGGCGCACAACATGAAGGGCGCCGCGAGCTCGCTCGGCTTCGGCCACACCGCGCGCCTCGCGCACGCGATCGAGTCGGTCCTCGCCTCGCTGCGCGCCATGGACCACGAGCGCGCGCCCGAGGTCTTCGACACGCTGAACGCGGGCCTCTCGACCGTGCACCACGCGCTGCGCGTGGATCCGAGCCCGGATGCGGATCCGGTCATCATGGAAGCGATCGAGGGGCTCGAAGCCGTGCTCTCCATCTCGAAGCCCTCGCCGGGCCTGCCCCTGCCTGCCCCTCCACCGCCGCCCGTCGTGCGGCCGGCCGACGGCATCACGGTCGCCACGCGATCCAGGAGCCCGCAGTCCATCCTGCGGCAGCACCGGATGGCCGAGGGCTCCGCGCCGTCGCGCAACGTGAGCGCGGGCTACAGCGAGCCGAAGACCAAGCACAGCGAGCCGCCCCCGCACCCGCAGGCGAGCGTGCCCCTCGCGCCGCCGCATTACGCCGATACGCCGCTCCCCGCGGGCTTCGCGCCGCCGCCGGCCGGGTTCAGCCCGCCCGCGGCGGTCCCGTACGGCGCGCCGACGGGGTACGTGGCGCGCGGGGAGATGCCCCTCCAGGGCGGGCTCACGCCGCCGCCCGCGCCTGCGTTCACGTCCGGACCCTCGGGCAGCGCGCCCGGCACCTCGAGCGGAAGCGCGCCCGGCACCTCGGCTGGCGCGCCCGGCACCTCGGCGGGTGTCGCCGTCTCGGCGGCCCGCTCGATGGCCGGCGGAGAGCGCAGCCCGAGCCCGACGGGGCAACTGCCGCGTATCCAGAGCGCCACGCCGCTCCGCGCGAGCAGCGAAGAGACGCTGCGCGTCTCGATGAAAAAACTCTCGGCGCTCATGGCGCAGGTCGGCGAGTTGCTGGCCGCGCGCGTGAGGACCGATCAGCGCCTCGCCGAGCTGCGCGCCGTCCTCTCTGCGGAGGAGGAGCGCCTCAAGGCGCAGACTGCGATCCGCGCGATGGTCCGCGACGAGGCACCGGCCAAGCTCGAGGGCTGGTCCGAGCGGCTCGTCGAGGTCCAGAACGAGGACCTCGAGCACGAGCGCCTGCTCGTGCGCAGGCTGCGCGAGATCGTGCGCGCCTTCGAGGCCGACGCGCTCCAGTCGACGATCCTCTCGGGCCAGCTCCAGGAGGACATCCGCCGCATCCAGACCTTCCCCCTCGCGAGCGTGCTCGAGCCCTTGCCGCGCGCGGTCCGCAACATGGCGCGCGAGAGCGGCAAGATGGTCGACCTCGTCATCACCGGCGCCGAGCTCGAGCTCGACAAGAAGGTCCTCGAGGAGCTGCGCGATCCGCTCTACCACCTCCTGCGCAACGCGATCGATCACGGCTGCGAGCACCCGTCCGTCCGCTCGGCCGCGGGCAAACCTTCACGCGGCACGATCCGCATCCGCGCCGAGCATCGCGGCGACGTCGTCACCATCACGGTGAGCGACGACGGCCCCGGCGTGGACATCGCCGGCGTGCGTCGCGCGGCGATCGCCTCGGGCCTCGCGAGCCAGCTCGAGGCGGCGGAGATGCCCGAGCATCGTGTCCTCGAGCTGCTCTTCGCGCCGGGCCTCACCACGCGATCCGAGGTCGGCGAGCTCTCGGGCAGGGGCGTCGGCCTCGACGCGGTCCGCACCAACATCGAGCGGCTCCACGGCACCGTCACCGTCGAGTCGCGGCAGGGCGTGGGCACCTCCTTCGTCATCGTCCTGCCCCTCACGATCTACGTCGTTCATTCGTTGCTCCTGCGCGTCGGCGAGGAGCAGTTCGCCATGCCGATCTCCTCGATCCAGCGCATCTTGCGGATCAGCGCGTCGGACGTGCTGGAGGTCGAGCGCACCCACGCGATCGTCGTTGATGGCCGGCCGATCGCGCTCGTCCCGCTGGCGACGCTCCTCGGCCTCCCGGTCGAGTTGCCTCCGCCGCCCGAGCGGATCCCGGTGCTCGTCATCGGCATCGGCGAGACTCGCTGCGCGCTCGCGGTCCGGGAGATCGTCAGTGATCAAACGGTCCTGGCGAAAAACCTCGAACCGCCGCTCGTTCGCGTACGAAACATCGCCGGCGCGACCATCCTGGGGGACGGCCGCGTCGTGCTCATGTTAAATCCCATCGATCTCCTCCGCTCGGCCTCCGGACGCGACGCCGACCGCTTCCGGGCGCTGCTGCCGAGGGTCGAAAACCGCCCCAAGCCGAGGCTCCTTTTGGTCGACGATTCATTCACCACCCGCGCGCTGGAGCGATCGGTGCTCGAGGTCGCCGGCTTCGACGTCGTCGCGGTCGCCGATGGCAACGAGGCGCTCTCTGCGCTCGAGCTCGAGACGTTCGACATCGTCGTGAGCGACGTCTCGATGCCCGAGATGTCCGGCCTCGACCTCTGCGCCAACATCCGGCAGAACGAGCGGCTCCGCAGGCTCCCGGTCGTGCTGGTCACGTCGCTCGGCTCCGACGATGATCGCCGCGCCGGTCTCGCCGTCGGCGCCGACGCCTACATCGTGAAGAGCGAGTTCGATCACGAGGTGTTCGTGAAGACCGTGAACGAGCTCGTGGGGAGGGCTTGA
- a CDS encoding chemotaxis protein CheW gives MSAREESVYEKLRTSLAELEEKLREGKSGEREVHPRILAERTRRIAREPTRLDRAPDSISCIVFERSGRRYAVQLESVDEVGPMSRITRVPGVPAYFLGVAARRGRIVAVVDLPLLFTPDARSETDAEHLVMASNAEVVCAVAADALHNIIDVNRRTIAKAMPTFPPLVQRHTLGVLEDRTVVLDLGSLLSDRSLRVEERG, from the coding sequence ATGAGCGCCCGGGAAGAGAGCGTCTACGAGAAGCTGCGCACCTCGCTCGCCGAGCTCGAGGAGAAGTTGCGCGAGGGCAAGAGCGGCGAGCGTGAGGTCCACCCGCGCATCCTCGCCGAACGTACCCGACGCATCGCGCGCGAGCCGACGCGCCTCGATCGCGCGCCCGACTCGATAAGCTGCATCGTCTTCGAGCGGAGCGGGCGGCGGTACGCGGTGCAGCTCGAGTCCGTCGACGAGGTCGGGCCGATGAGCCGGATCACGCGTGTCCCCGGCGTGCCGGCGTATTTTCTCGGCGTCGCGGCGCGCCGCGGTCGTATCGTCGCCGTCGTCGATCTGCCGCTGCTCTTCACGCCCGACGCGCGCTCCGAGACGGACGCCGAGCACCTCGTCATGGCGTCCAACGCAGAGGTCGTCTGCGCGGTCGCGGCGGACGCGCTGCACAACATCATCGACGTCAACCGCCGCACGATCGCCAAGGCCATGCCCACGTTCCCCCCGCTGGTCCAGCGTCACACGCTGGGCGTGCTCGAGGATCGCACCGTCGTCCTCGATCTCGGATCGCTCCTCTCCGACCGCTCCTTGCGGGTCGAGGAGCGCGGCTGA